From the Desulfovibrio sp. JY genome, one window contains:
- a CDS encoding amphi-Trp domain-containing protein has translation MANKIFKYEGLQEPDVIAEYLEAVRDGFAKGAVTLTQGEQIMELLPKGLVAVTIEGKLKGEDRKLKMTFRWKEREDECDLLDAPLLITPQDPSDA, from the coding sequence GTGGCGAACAAGATTTTCAAGTACGAAGGGCTTCAGGAGCCGGACGTTATCGCCGAATACCTGGAGGCTGTGCGGGACGGTTTCGCCAAAGGGGCCGTCACGCTCACCCAGGGTGAACAGATCATGGAACTTTTGCCCAAGGGATTGGTGGCGGTCACCATCGAAGGCAAGCTCAAGGGCGAGGACCGCAAGCTCAAGATGACGTTTCGCTGGAAGGAGCGGGAAGACGAATGCGACCTTCTCGACGCCCCCCTGCTGATCACGCCCCAGGACCCCAGCGATGCATGA
- a CDS encoding phosphotransferase: MHEIETNFKFLLVEVERQIEATLSVVENHDERAIAKIEARDDYIDNLKSVIENACFATLHGEKRPSAAEVAYIRSFNIIGNNLERVGDHAVNIVRQTRHYDDPECIKRYAYKPFFDEVKHAFDWMPRAVLERNMSAALKICRCELHLDRLYKEQFDRIRDELCTGYQTGDLLTTLFIFRYLERMGDALLNIGEAAIFGITGDKFKIHQFTALKDILAESGHELPLSELEFESIWGTRSGCRIGRIADPAPGEDLARRDVIFKDGDTAKLRKEAANIAHWESLLPGLPPRVEAFREGKKSSSMLVELLPGQTIQDLAVAGDLDLLRRALTAQCLTAATLWQKTLAREPIAAGCMPQLRARLGEVLTVHPNFDAPPRSIGALPLPRLETAIAAAETVEEKLSAPFTIYIHGDYNSNNILYDPAADRIHYIDLHRSADADLAQDVSVFMISNFRLPIFDAERRRVLNTVIVEFFNFARAFAAKHGDTSFEIRVALGLARSLITSTRFELSERFSRQMLSRGIYLLSRVAGHGGDPAGFRLPVAAVCY; this comes from the coding sequence ATGCATGAGATCGAAACGAACTTCAAATTCCTCCTGGTCGAAGTCGAACGGCAGATCGAGGCGACACTGTCCGTCGTGGAAAACCACGACGAACGCGCCATCGCCAAGATCGAGGCCCGCGACGATTATATCGACAACCTCAAAAGCGTCATCGAAAACGCCTGCTTCGCCACCCTGCATGGCGAAAAACGACCGAGCGCGGCCGAAGTGGCCTACATCCGCTCGTTTAACATCATCGGCAACAACCTGGAGCGGGTGGGCGACCATGCCGTCAACATCGTGCGCCAGACAAGGCACTACGACGACCCCGAATGCATCAAGCGCTACGCCTATAAACCGTTCTTCGACGAGGTAAAACACGCCTTCGACTGGATGCCGCGAGCGGTGCTCGAACGCAACATGTCGGCAGCGCTCAAGATATGCCGTTGCGAGCTACATCTGGACCGCCTGTACAAGGAGCAGTTCGACCGCATCCGCGACGAATTGTGCACCGGCTACCAGACCGGCGACCTTTTAACCACGCTTTTTATCTTCCGCTACCTGGAACGCATGGGCGATGCGCTCTTAAACATCGGCGAGGCGGCCATCTTCGGCATCACCGGCGACAAATTCAAAATTCACCAGTTCACGGCCTTAAAGGACATCCTGGCCGAAAGCGGCCACGAACTGCCCTTGTCCGAACTGGAATTCGAATCCATCTGGGGCACCCGCTCCGGCTGCCGCATCGGGCGCATCGCCGACCCGGCCCCGGGCGAGGACCTCGCCCGCCGCGACGTCATCTTCAAGGACGGCGACACGGCCAAGCTGCGCAAGGAAGCGGCCAACATCGCCCATTGGGAGTCGCTCCTGCCCGGCCTGCCGCCCCGGGTCGAGGCCTTCCGGGAAGGCAAGAAATCGAGCTCCATGCTGGTGGAACTGCTGCCCGGGCAGACCATCCAGGACCTGGCCGTGGCCGGCGACCTGGATCTTTTGCGTCGGGCCCTGACCGCCCAGTGCCTGACCGCCGCGACGCTTTGGCAAAAGACCCTGGCGCGCGAGCCCATCGCGGCCGGGTGCATGCCCCAGTTGCGGGCCAGGCTCGGCGAGGTGCTGACCGTGCACCCCAATTTCGACGCTCCGCCCCGGTCCATCGGCGCCCTGCCCCTGCCGCGTCTGGAAACGGCCATCGCCGCGGCCGAGACAGTGGAGGAGAAGCTGTCCGCGCCGTTTACGATCTACATCCACGGCGATTACAACAGCAACAACATCCTCTACGACCCGGCCGCCGACCGCATCCACTACATCGACCTGCACCGCTCGGCCGACGCCGATCTGGCCCAGGACGTATCGGTCTTCATGATCTCCAATTTCCGGCTGCCGATCTTCGACGCCGAACGCCGGCGGGTGCTCAACACCGTCATTGTCGAGTTCTTCAACTTCGCCCGGGCGTTCGCCGCCAAACACGGCGACACGTCCTTCGAAATCCGGGTGGCGCTGGGGCTGGCCCGGTCGCTTATCACCTCGACCCGCTTCGAACTGAGCGAACGCTTTTCCAGACAGATGCTTTCCCGCGGCATCTACCTGCTCTCGCGGGTGGCCGGCCACGGCGGCGACCCGGCCGGCTTCCGGCTGCCCGTGGCCGCGGTCTGCTACTAA
- a CDS encoding GAK system ATP-grasp enzyme, whose product MKRIGVVGIPKGWSTLRLLDTLELKTGFRLCIDMAEVRLDLETGKAFCQGTDLTELDAIIVKKIAPSYSPDALDRMEILRFLHAGGVPVFSNPDSMFRLIDRLSGTATLRLGGIPMPPTVITEDIEEAAATVTRFGKAVFKPLYSSKARGMTVIEDTPEAREEIADYKAAGNQVMYIQKMVSHAGGHLDLGVSFLGGKYLATYARQGSGTSWDTTTRTGGHYVPHSPSDAIIALAHKAQSLFPDMAFTCVDVVETPDGAAIYEVSAFGGFRGLLDACGIDAAEAYADYVLEKIA is encoded by the coding sequence ATGAAGAGAATCGGCGTGGTGGGCATCCCCAAGGGATGGTCCACCCTGCGGCTCCTGGATACCCTGGAACTGAAGACCGGGTTTCGCCTGTGCATCGACATGGCCGAGGTACGCCTCGACCTGGAAACGGGCAAGGCGTTTTGCCAGGGGACCGACCTGACCGAACTCGACGCCATCATCGTCAAGAAGATCGCGCCGAGCTATTCCCCCGACGCCCTGGACCGCATGGAAATCCTGCGCTTTCTGCACGCCGGGGGCGTACCTGTCTTCTCCAATCCGGACAGCATGTTTCGCCTGATCGACCGCCTAAGCGGCACGGCGACCCTGCGCCTTGGCGGCATCCCCATGCCGCCGACGGTCATCACCGAGGACATCGAGGAGGCGGCCGCCACCGTCACCCGCTTCGGCAAGGCCGTGTTCAAGCCGCTTTACAGCTCCAAGGCCCGGGGCATGACCGTCATCGAGGACACCCCCGAGGCCCGCGAGGAGATCGCCGACTACAAGGCGGCCGGCAACCAGGTCATGTACATCCAGAAGATGGTCTCCCATGCCGGAGGCCACCTGGACCTCGGCGTCTCCTTTCTGGGCGGCAAATACCTGGCCACCTACGCCCGGCAGGGCAGCGGCACGTCCTGGGACACCACCACCCGCACCGGTGGCCATTACGTGCCCCACTCCCCGTCCGACGCCATCATCGCCCTGGCCCACAAGGCCCAGTCGCTTTTTCCGGACATGGCCTTTACCTGCGTGGACGTGGTGGAAACCCCGGACGGGGCGGCCATTTACGAAGTCTCCGCTTTCGGCGGCTTCCGGGGGCTGCTTGACGCCTGCGGCATCGACGCGGCCGAGGCCTATGCCGACTACGTACTGGAGAAAATCGCATGA
- a CDS encoding HprK-related kinase B: MTALPTIAGIMAPILEESPITHRLEITFDAVTVIVSANSKALIDKLANYYRDFIGGGGSVTIPVTAIEAGPPDFDLPFAIKQREPGKTKLKEAFIDVPDGRAVKKLLTGLVFLFGRGDNYAVGPCIENDNQVVNFINNRFIEHCLKAGALLFHAAGVAEKNSGLVISGFSGAGKSTLALEIMRHGTTFISNDRVMVSKNGDGSLTMTGVAKMPRVNPGTVLNNPSLAPVMDEADRKRFSALPDAELWDLEHKYDAFIDECFGPGRFKLACPMTGLVVLRWKRDTSPMTANRVDLRQRRDLMAAFMKDVGLFYEFEDASEPSIASQNAYLDLLGDLPVLEIDGGVDFHKAAEACLAFLKETQS; this comes from the coding sequence ATGACAGCCCTGCCCACCATTGCCGGCATCATGGCCCCGATTCTCGAGGAATCACCCATCACCCACCGACTGGAGATCACCTTCGACGCGGTGACCGTGATCGTCTCCGCCAATTCCAAGGCACTCATCGACAAGCTCGCCAACTACTACCGCGACTTCATCGGCGGCGGCGGGTCGGTCACCATTCCGGTCACGGCCATCGAGGCCGGTCCCCCGGATTTCGACCTGCCCTTCGCCATCAAGCAGCGCGAACCCGGCAAGACCAAGCTCAAGGAGGCCTTCATCGACGTGCCGGACGGCCGTGCAGTCAAAAAGCTCCTGACCGGGCTGGTCTTTCTTTTCGGCCGTGGCGACAACTATGCCGTGGGCCCCTGCATCGAAAACGACAACCAGGTCGTCAATTTCATCAACAACCGCTTCATCGAGCACTGCCTCAAGGCCGGGGCCCTGCTCTTTCACGCCGCCGGCGTGGCCGAAAAGAATTCCGGGCTGGTCATCTCCGGTTTTTCCGGGGCCGGCAAGTCCACCCTGGCCCTGGAAATCATGCGCCACGGCACCACGTTCATCAGCAACGACCGGGTGATGGTCTCCAAAAACGGCGACGGGTCCCTGACCATGACCGGCGTGGCCAAGATGCCCCGGGTCAACCCGGGCACGGTGCTCAACAACCCGAGCCTGGCACCGGTCATGGACGAGGCTGACCGCAAGCGCTTCTCCGCCCTGCCCGACGCCGAGCTGTGGGACCTGGAGCACAAGTACGACGCGTTTATCGACGAGTGCTTTGGCCCGGGCCGGTTCAAACTGGCCTGCCCCATGACCGGGCTTGTGGTCCTGCGTTGGAAGCGGGACACCTCGCCCATGACCGCTAACCGCGTCGACCTGCGCCAGCGCCGCGACCTCATGGCCGCGTTCATGAAGGATGTGGGCCTTTTTTACGAATTCGAGGACGCGTCCGAACCCTCCATCGCCAGCCAGAACGCCTACCTCGATCTTTTGGGCGACCTGCCCGTACTCGAAATCGACGGCGGCGTTGATTTCCACAAGGCGGCCGAGGCCTGCCTCGCTTTTTTAAAAGAAACACAGTCCTAG
- the mgtA gene encoding magnesium-translocating P-type ATPase → MTDPKFPADAVREPLAGPSGQAGLSLGPEEEFIKNLEHFVQKAHAFGGLAHQKKITAYDAYKHLEGLWLQVSALGAHLNEPEPEPKSAMAGLTAQEAAERLRQYGPNQAATAKRITLFDRIFDAVKNPLVLLLLVLGAISYATDDVRSAVVIIGMALMGVVLKVIQEAKADTAAAELKKMVHTTATVLRDGKQCEIALAGVVPGDIVLLAAGDMVPADVQLLRAKDLHINQAMLTGEALPVEKSARPADQPPPDGESGLGDPAMCFMGTNVVSGSAAAVVTATGAKTYFGGIAAKLSQKRVETDFDRGIKGFTTLMLRFMLVMVPFVFVVNGATTGNWMGAFMFALAVAVGLTPEMLPMVVTVCLSKGALAMSKHKVIVKRLDAIQNFGAIDVLCTDKTGTLTQDKIILEKYLDIKGEEDCSVLEYAYINSKLQTGLRNALDLAVIDTGDEAGSTIDPSQYELLDEIPFDFMRRRLSVIVRDKRTDKAVLICKGAAEEVFAHSRTYLKRGVIKPLEGTHLETRQKLVHDLNDDGFRVVALAYKEVDGSRRDFAVADECDMTLMGYLAFLDPPKDTAADALAAMVAHGIKPKILTGDNAVITAKICREVRFDAGEHLVTGDQVAKMSEEELHEAVTTCHVFAKLDPMQKEQIVTALRQTGHVVGFMGDGINDAPALRAADVGISVDSAVDVAKESADIILLEKSLHVLEHGVLEGRKIFFNITKYIRMGASSNFGNMFSVLGASAFLPFLPMLPIQILVNNLMYDFSQTAIPTDNVDADILSKPRRWRIDDIRRYILFLGPVSSLFDYVTFFIMIHFFGAWHNAALFQTGWFIESLLSQTIIVHVIRTDSIPFLQSWSSVPLGLTTICICIVGIWLPFSPLAGTFGLVVPPTSYWGFIACVIFGYMCLAQVVKSWVVRRIQSRCATA, encoded by the coding sequence ATGACCGATCCCAAATTCCCGGCCGATGCCGTCCGGGAGCCCCTTGCCGGCCCGTCCGGACAGGCCGGCCTCAGCCTTGGCCCCGAAGAAGAATTCATCAAGAACCTCGAACACTTCGTGCAAAAGGCCCACGCCTTCGGCGGGCTGGCCCACCAGAAAAAGATTACCGCCTACGACGCCTACAAGCACCTGGAAGGCTTGTGGTTGCAGGTCTCGGCCCTGGGCGCGCACCTAAACGAACCCGAGCCCGAGCCCAAGTCCGCCATGGCCGGACTCACCGCCCAGGAAGCCGCCGAACGCCTCCGCCAGTACGGCCCCAACCAGGCCGCCACGGCCAAGCGCATCACGCTTTTCGACCGCATTTTCGACGCGGTCAAAAATCCGCTGGTGCTGCTGCTGCTCGTGCTCGGGGCCATATCCTACGCCACCGACGACGTCCGTTCGGCCGTGGTCATCATCGGCATGGCCCTCATGGGCGTGGTGCTCAAGGTCATCCAGGAGGCCAAGGCCGACACCGCCGCGGCGGAACTCAAAAAGATGGTCCATACCACGGCCACGGTGCTGCGCGACGGCAAGCAATGTGAGATCGCCCTGGCCGGCGTGGTGCCCGGGGACATCGTGCTGTTGGCCGCCGGCGACATGGTGCCGGCCGACGTCCAGCTCTTGCGGGCCAAGGACCTGCACATCAACCAGGCCATGCTGACAGGCGAGGCCCTGCCCGTGGAGAAATCCGCCCGGCCGGCCGACCAGCCGCCCCCGGACGGGGAAAGCGGCCTCGGCGACCCGGCCATGTGCTTCATGGGCACCAACGTCGTGTCCGGCTCGGCGGCGGCGGTGGTCACGGCCACCGGGGCCAAGACCTATTTCGGCGGCATCGCGGCCAAGCTGTCGCAAAAGCGCGTCGAAACCGATTTCGATCGCGGCATCAAGGGCTTCACCACGCTGATGCTGCGCTTCATGCTGGTCATGGTGCCCTTCGTCTTCGTGGTAAACGGCGCGACCACCGGCAACTGGATGGGGGCGTTCATGTTCGCCCTGGCCGTGGCCGTGGGGCTGACCCCGGAAATGCTGCCCATGGTGGTGACGGTGTGCCTGTCCAAGGGGGCGCTGGCCATGTCCAAACACAAGGTCATCGTCAAACGCCTGGACGCCATCCAGAACTTCGGGGCCATCGACGTCCTGTGCACGGACAAGACCGGCACCTTGACCCAGGACAAGATCATCCTGGAGAAATATCTGGACATCAAAGGCGAGGAGGACTGCTCGGTCCTGGAATACGCCTACATCAACAGCAAGCTGCAAACCGGGCTTCGAAACGCCCTGGACCTGGCTGTCATCGATACCGGCGACGAAGCGGGCAGCACCATCGACCCGTCCCAGTACGAACTGCTCGACGAGATACCCTTCGATTTCATGCGCCGGCGCTTGAGCGTCATCGTGCGCGACAAGCGCACCGACAAGGCGGTGCTCATCTGCAAGGGCGCGGCCGAGGAAGTCTTCGCCCACAGCCGCACCTACCTCAAAAGGGGCGTCATCAAGCCCCTGGAAGGAACCCATCTGGAAACGCGGCAGAAACTCGTCCACGACCTCAACGACGACGGTTTCCGCGTGGTGGCCCTGGCCTACAAGGAAGTGGACGGCTCGCGCCGCGACTTCGCCGTGGCCGATGAGTGCGACATGACGCTCATGGGCTACCTGGCCTTCCTCGACCCGCCCAAGGACACGGCAGCCGACGCCCTGGCCGCCATGGTCGCCCACGGCATCAAGCCCAAGATTTTAACCGGCGACAACGCCGTCATCACGGCCAAGATCTGCCGGGAAGTCCGCTTCGACGCCGGCGAACACCTGGTCACCGGCGACCAGGTGGCGAAAATGTCCGAAGAGGAACTCCACGAGGCGGTCACGACCTGCCACGTATTCGCCAAGCTCGATCCCATGCAAAAGGAGCAGATCGTCACGGCCCTGCGCCAGACCGGCCACGTGGTCGGGTTCATGGGCGACGGCATCAACGACGCTCCGGCCCTGCGCGCGGCCGACGTCGGCATCTCCGTGGACTCGGCCGTGGACGTGGCCAAGGAATCGGCGGACATCATCCTGCTGGAAAAAAGCCTGCACGTGCTCGAACACGGCGTGCTGGAAGGCCGCAAGATCTTCTTCAACATCACCAAGTACATCCGCATGGGGGCCAGCTCCAACTTCGGCAACATGTTCAGCGTGCTCGGGGCCAGCGCCTTCCTGCCGTTTCTGCCCATGCTGCCGATCCAGATTCTGGTCAACAACCTCATGTACGACTTCTCCCAGACCGCCATCCCCACCGACAACGTGGATGCCGACATCTTAAGCAAGCCACGGCGCTGGCGCATCGACGACATCCGGCGCTACATCCTTTTCCTCGGCCCGGTCAGCTCGCTTTTCGACTACGTCACCTTCTTCATCATGATCCACTTCTTCGGGGCCTGGCACAACGCGGCGCTTTTCCAGACCGGCTGGTTCATCGAATCGCTTTTGTCCCAAACCATCATCGTCCACGTGATCCGCACGGACAGCATCCCGTTTCTGCAAAGCTGGTCGAGCGTGCCGCTGGGGCTTACGACCATCTGCATCTGCATCGTCGGCATCTGGCTGCCGTTTTCCCCCTTGGCCGGCACCTTCGGCTTGGTCGTGCCGCCGACAAGCTACTGGGGATTTATCGCCTGCGTCATCTTCGGCTACATGTGCCTGGCCCAGGTGGTGAAATCCTGGGTGGTGCGGCGCATCCAGTCGCGCTGCGCCACGGCCTAG
- a CDS encoding rubrerythrin codes for MKKFSQLSEPEILALAISLEEGDERIYAEFANRLRDTYPATAAVFDGMQAEESTHRRRLTDLFKAKFGEHIPLIRRQDVKGFIQRKPIWLAPELKLEAVRNFSADMEGETLLFYEKAAARSQDVDIRRLLDDLAQAERKHEASAERLTETNLNATARETEAATQRRLFVLQVVQPGLAGLMDGSVSTLAPVFAAAMATQDSWQAFLVGLAASLGAGISMGFAEALSDDGSMTGRGHPWLRGVVCGLMTTLGGIGHTLPFLIPHYGMAMTVAFAVVALELAAITWIRTKYMDTPAFSAAVQVGLGGALVFATGMLIGSA; via the coding sequence ATGAAAAAATTCTCACAGCTCAGCGAGCCGGAAATCCTGGCCCTGGCCATCTCCCTGGAAGAGGGGGACGAGCGCATCTATGCCGAATTCGCCAACCGCCTGCGCGACACCTATCCGGCCACGGCGGCCGTGTTCGACGGCATGCAGGCCGAGGAATCCACGCACCGGCGACGACTGACCGACCTGTTCAAGGCGAAATTCGGCGAGCACATCCCGCTGATCCGCCGCCAGGACGTCAAGGGATTCATCCAGCGCAAGCCCATCTGGCTCGCGCCCGAACTCAAGCTCGAAGCCGTGCGCAACTTCTCCGCCGATATGGAAGGGGAAACGCTGCTTTTCTACGAGAAGGCGGCGGCCAGAAGCCAGGATGTCGATATCCGCCGGCTCCTCGACGATCTGGCCCAGGCCGAGCGCAAGCACGAGGCAAGCGCCGAGCGGCTGACCGAAACCAACCTGAACGCGACAGCCCGGGAAACCGAGGCCGCCACCCAGCGCCGCCTGTTCGTGCTGCAAGTCGTCCAGCCCGGTCTGGCCGGACTCATGGACGGCAGCGTGTCCACCCTGGCCCCGGTCTTTGCCGCGGCCATGGCCACCCAGGACAGCTGGCAGGCGTTTCTGGTCGGTTTGGCCGCCTCCCTCGGCGCGGGCATCAGCATGGGATTCGCCGAGGCCCTTTCCGACGACGGCAGCATGACCGGACGGGGGCATCCCTGGCTGCGGGGCGTCGTCTGCGGCCTCATGACCACCCTTGGCGGCATCGGCCACACCCTGCCCTTTCTCATCCCCCACTACGGCATGGCCATGACCGTCGCCTTCGCCGTGGTGGCCCTGGAACTGGCCGCCATCACCTGGATTCGGACCAAATACATGGACACGCCGGCCTTCTCCGCCGCCGTGCAAGTCGGCCTCGGCGGCGCGCTGGTCTTCGCCACCGGCATGTTGATTGGAAGTGCCTAG
- a CDS encoding putative sulfate/molybdate transporter, protein MFQTDGSAHDGTRSATEGILVHGGKTPNRYDAMEWAGAFGDIGTLIPFVVAYITILGVDPLGLLFMFGVSKIAAGLFYKTPIPIQPMKAIGAAAVAGGISPAALFASGLTTGLFWLLIGLTGTIKYVARLATKPVVRGIMLGLGMTFVVEGIHRMVGSPWLAGIALTMTFVLLSNPKIPAMFALLVLGVVAAVVSNPALLSELGQVSIGFRLPQFGLHQIRWDDIVTGTLLFTLPQIPLTLGNAVVAITAENNDLFPDRPVTERTMCISQGVMNLVSPMFGGVPMCHGAGGMAGHVRFGARTGGSLVILGTIVIVIALFFSQSVAVIFKMFPPAVLGVILFLAGAELAVTVRDIGTKKSEFYVMIVVAGFAMWHMGVAFVVGVILDTALRREWIRI, encoded by the coding sequence ATGTTCCAGACGGATGGTTCCGCGCATGACGGCACGCGATCGGCAACGGAAGGCATATTGGTGCACGGCGGCAAGACGCCCAACCGCTACGACGCCATGGAGTGGGCCGGCGCTTTCGGCGACATCGGCACGCTCATTCCCTTCGTGGTGGCCTACATCACCATCCTCGGCGTCGATCCCCTGGGGCTCCTTTTCATGTTCGGTGTGTCCAAGATAGCCGCCGGACTGTTCTACAAAACTCCCATTCCCATCCAGCCCATGAAGGCCATCGGCGCGGCGGCCGTGGCCGGCGGCATCTCCCCGGCGGCGCTTTTCGCCTCGGGGCTGACCACCGGACTTTTCTGGCTGCTCATCGGCCTCACCGGAACCATCAAATACGTGGCGCGCCTTGCCACCAAGCCCGTGGTGCGCGGCATCATGCTCGGGCTTGGCATGACCTTCGTGGTCGAGGGCATCCACCGCATGGTGGGCTCGCCGTGGCTGGCCGGCATCGCCCTGACCATGACCTTCGTGCTGCTGTCCAACCCGAAGATCCCGGCCATGTTCGCGCTGCTGGTGCTCGGCGTCGTGGCCGCTGTCGTCTCCAATCCGGCGCTTCTGAGTGAGCTGGGGCAAGTCAGCATCGGCTTTCGGCTGCCCCAGTTCGGCTTGCACCAGATACGCTGGGACGACATCGTCACCGGGACGCTCCTTTTTACCCTGCCCCAGATTCCGCTGACGCTCGGCAACGCGGTGGTGGCCATCACGGCCGAGAACAACGACCTGTTTCCGGATCGGCCCGTCACCGAGCGCACCATGTGCATAAGCCAGGGCGTCATGAACCTCGTCTCCCCGATGTTTGGCGGCGTGCCCATGTGCCACGGCGCGGGCGGCATGGCCGGCCACGTGCGTTTCGGCGCACGCACCGGCGGGTCGCTGGTGATCCTCGGCACCATCGTCATCGTCATCGCGCTTTTTTTCAGCCAGTCCGTGGCCGTCATCTTCAAGATGTTCCCGCCGGCGGTGCTCGGGGTGATCCTGTTCCTGGCCGGAGCCGAACTGGCCGTGACCGTGCGCGACATCGGCACGAAAAAGTCCGAATTCTACGTGATGATCGTGGTGGCCGGATTCGCCATGTGGCACATGGGCGTGGCCTTCGTCGTCGGCGTCATCCTGGACACCGCCTTACGCCGGGAATGGATAAGAATTTAA
- a CDS encoding metalloregulator ArsR/SmtB family transcription factor has translation MQPNQIQLAQRAKVFKALGHPSRLLMVEALGSGEKCVCELRELVGSDISTVSKHLSVLKEAGIVTDSRRGTNIYYSLRMQCVSSFLSCVRRFFDQQVEEQFLYLEDLRKQVRS, from the coding sequence ATGCAGCCAAACCAGATCCAGCTGGCCCAGCGGGCCAAAGTGTTCAAGGCCCTGGGGCATCCCAGCCGCCTGCTCATGGTCGAAGCCCTGGGCTCGGGCGAAAAATGCGTGTGCGAACTGCGCGAACTGGTCGGCTCCGATATCTCGACCGTTTCCAAGCACCTGAGCGTTCTTAAGGAAGCCGGCATCGTCACCGATTCCCGGCGCGGCACCAATATCTACTATTCCCTACGGATGCAGTGCGTGTCCTCCTTTCTCTCCTGCGTGCGCCGCTTTTTCGACCAGCAGGTCGAGGAACAGTTCTTGTATCTCGAAGACTTGCGCAAACAGGTGCGGTCCTGA
- the purF gene encoding amidophosphoribosyltransferase — protein sequence MKKEYCGLFGIYGHPEAARMTYFGLYALQHRGQESAGIVTWDGTRIREQRGMGLVADVFSERHLGKELKGTVAVGHIRYSTTGASLLRNCQPFLVRFGDYHMAIAHNGNLVNTLELRQELEATGSIFQTTIDSEVFVHLIAKFLGSCSLEEAVIKACNKVKGAYSILLLVNDKIIAVRDPHGVRPLMLGRMGDAYVIASETCAFDLMEAEAIRSVAPGEMLVIQDKRLQSYRICDPQPVKQCVFELVYFARPDSEVFGEVVYERRKQMGATLAHEAPVDADYVMPFPDSGFYAAIGYSQASGLPFEMSMVRNHYVGRTFIQPSQDMRDFSVRVKLNPVKSMIKGKRILIVEDSIVRGTTIRTRVKRLRELGAREIHMRVSCPPIRFPCFYGIDFSSKGELIAAHQTVDEIAKFIGLDSLHYLSIEGLLESVRGNSEKPPYCLACFDGDYMIPPCGEGLKNCLDDVNVALSW from the coding sequence ATGAAAAAGGAATACTGCGGACTGTTCGGCATCTACGGCCATCCCGAGGCCGCGCGGATGACCTATTTCGGCCTCTACGCCCTCCAGCACCGGGGGCAGGAATCGGCCGGCATCGTGACCTGGGACGGCACCCGTATCCGCGAACAGCGCGGCATGGGGCTCGTGGCCGATGTCTTCTCCGAGCGGCATCTGGGCAAGGAGCTCAAGGGCACGGTGGCGGTGGGGCATATCCGCTATTCCACCACCGGCGCCTCGCTTTTGCGCAACTGTCAGCCCTTTCTGGTGCGCTTCGGCGACTACCACATGGCCATTGCCCACAACGGCAACCTGGTCAACACCCTGGAGTTGCGTCAGGAGCTTGAGGCCACGGGGTCCATCTTCCAGACCACCATCGACTCCGAGGTGTTCGTGCACCTGATCGCCAAGTTCCTGGGCTCGTGTTCCCTGGAAGAGGCGGTCATCAAGGCCTGCAACAAGGTCAAGGGCGCGTATTCCATATTGCTTCTGGTCAACGACAAGATCATTGCCGTGCGTGACCCCCATGGCGTGCGGCCGCTCATGCTCGGGCGCATGGGCGACGCCTACGTGATCGCTTCCGAGACCTGCGCCTTCGACCTCATGGAGGCCGAGGCCATCCGGTCGGTGGCCCCGGGCGAGATGCTGGTCATCCAGGACAAGCGGCTCCAGTCCTACCGCATCTGCGACCCGCAGCCGGTCAAGCAGTGCGTGTTCGAGCTGGTCTATTTCGCCCGCCCGGACTCGGAAGTCTTCGGCGAGGTGGTCTACGAGCGGCGCAAGCAGATGGGCGCGACGCTGGCCCACGAAGCGCCGGTCGACGCCGACTACGTCATGCCGTTTCCCGATTCCGGCTTTTACGCCGCCATCGGCTATTCCCAGGCCTCGGGCCTGCCCTTCGAGATGAGCATGGTGCGCAACCACTACGTGGGCCGCACCTTCATCCAGCCCTCCCAGGACATGCGCGATTTCAGCGTTCGGGTGAAGCTCAATCCGGTCAAGAGCATGATCAAGGGCAAGCGCATCCTCATCGTCGAGGATTCCATCGTGCGCGGCACCACCATCCGCACCAGGGTCAAGCGCCTGCGGGAACTCGGCGCGCGCGAGATCCACATGCGCGTATCCTGTCCGCCCATCCGCTTCCCGTGCTTTTACGGCATCGACTTCTCTTCCAAGGGCGAGCTGATCGCCGCCCACCAGACCGTGGACGAGATCGCCAAGTTCATCGGCCTCGACTCGCTGCATTACTTAAGCATCGAGGGGCTGCTGGAATCGGTGCGGGGCAATAGCGAGAAGCCGCCGTACTGTCTGGCCTGCTTCGACGGCGACTATATGATCCCGCCGTGCGGCGAGGGGCTCAAGAACTGCCTGGACGACGTGAACGTGGCCCTTTCCTGGTAG